The following proteins come from a genomic window of Pirellula staleyi DSM 6068:
- a CDS encoding VanZ family protein, whose product MNPSGRTSIATIAALAVLIYWGILFLGTHLPGGSQLPFTWFDKVQHASAFAMLALLLLTAISLRVRAGWIATLTVIGICAVYGLVDELSQQLVPRRTCDFYDWVADVTGSLIGCGIFFAVRAAWAMLRATQSPTT is encoded by the coding sequence ATGAATCCTAGCGGGCGAACATCGATTGCCACGATCGCTGCGCTAGCGGTGCTGATCTATTGGGGGATTTTGTTCCTGGGGACGCATTTGCCGGGTGGTTCGCAGCTCCCCTTCACGTGGTTTGACAAAGTGCAGCATGCCAGTGCGTTTGCGATGCTCGCGCTGCTGCTACTCACGGCGATCAGCTTGCGGGTTCGCGCTGGCTGGATTGCCACGCTAACGGTGATTGGCATTTGTGCCGTTTATGGCCTGGTCGACGAACTTTCGCAGCAACTGGTGCCGCGGCGCACGTGCGATTTCTATGACTGGGTGGCCGACGTCACGGGGAGCTTGATCGGCTGCGGCATTTTCTTTGCCGTGCGAGCCGCTTGGGCGATGCTGCGAGCGACGCAGAGCCCAAC
- a CDS encoding DUF1080 domain-containing protein, producing the protein MTHLRLSRPLVALLLALPLFVARWSTAEEPQAPAAEKSTTIDLFDGKTLTNWKKTNFGGEGEVTIEKGLLQFAMGDPLTGVTWTGKDPLPKDQYEITVEAMRVDGIDFFVGLTFPVRDSHASFIVGGWAGGIVGISSINNYDASENETTQFRTFKSNQWYKIRVRVAGGKLQAFIDDENLASVDLKDKKISTRSEVDLSKPLGLSSYQTKTAYRNFKLTKLPADAKAEEVKEPSVTDNDK; encoded by the coding sequence ATGACTCACTTGCGACTTTCTCGGCCACTCGTCGCGCTCCTCCTGGCTCTGCCACTTTTCGTCGCGCGCTGGTCGACTGCCGAAGAGCCCCAAGCACCCGCTGCTGAGAAGTCGACCACCATCGACCTGTTCGACGGCAAGACCCTCACCAACTGGAAGAAAACCAATTTTGGTGGCGAAGGGGAAGTCACGATCGAGAAAGGTTTGCTCCAATTTGCGATGGGCGACCCGCTCACCGGTGTCACCTGGACCGGCAAAGATCCGCTTCCCAAAGATCAGTACGAAATCACCGTCGAAGCGATGCGCGTCGATGGCATCGACTTCTTCGTCGGACTCACCTTTCCCGTACGCGACTCGCATGCGAGCTTCATCGTCGGAGGCTGGGCCGGTGGCATTGTCGGCATCTCGAGCATCAACAACTACGACGCCTCCGAGAACGAAACCACACAGTTTCGCACGTTCAAATCTAATCAGTGGTACAAGATCCGGGTCCGTGTTGCCGGTGGTAAGCTGCAAGCCTTCATCGACGACGAAAACCTGGCGAGCGTCGATCTGAAAGACAAAAAGATCTCGACCCGCAGTGAAGTCGATCTCTCGAAGCCGCTCGGCCTCTCCTCGTACCAAACGAAGACTGCTTACCGCAATTTCAAGCTCACTAAGCTCCCTGCCGATGCCAAGGCAGAAGAGGTCAAAGAGCCCTCGGTAACCGATAACGATAAGTAG
- a CDS encoding type II secretion system protein, which translates to MTGQPIQQHTMVRRSRRGFTLTELLVVIAIIAILAGLSFAGLQGATEQAREARTRAVLAKLDQLIMEKYDTFTTRSIRVNPAFQQSGMSTTPQTFIAQVRLYTLREQMRLELPDRISDLCTNAERTGDFADLTLNAVDIFNVERASISGIALNPGMPSITRTYKRKAGIAIANGSGWTSEFGGAECLYLIVSTMRDGDKSALEFFRSEEIGDVDGDGMPEFLDGWGRPILFIRWAPGYVNNPDNGRFAPTLQVNNGVLSPDPFDPLRVDPRWGLNTNPFYKPYALRPLIMSGGPDKEYSIFVNTRAAMDLPTASDLPNDPYVGLGTASGMSGDPDPTNGYGDDLTNHYQGGL; encoded by the coding sequence ATGACTGGCCAACCAATCCAGCAGCACACGATGGTGCGGCGATCGCGGCGTGGTTTCACGCTCACCGAATTGCTGGTCGTGATTGCGATCATTGCGATTTTGGCCGGGCTGTCGTTCGCCGGGTTGCAAGGTGCGACGGAACAAGCGCGCGAAGCACGCACCCGTGCGGTGCTGGCGAAACTCGATCAGCTGATCATGGAGAAGTACGACACCTTCACCACCCGCTCGATTCGCGTGAATCCAGCCTTTCAGCAGAGCGGAATGTCTACAACGCCACAGACTTTCATTGCTCAGGTGCGGCTCTACACGCTCCGCGAGCAGATGCGACTCGAACTTCCCGACCGCATCAGCGACCTCTGCACCAACGCCGAACGGACTGGTGATTTTGCCGATCTGACACTCAACGCTGTCGACATCTTCAATGTCGAGCGAGCTTCGATTTCGGGCATCGCCTTGAACCCCGGGATGCCTTCGATCACACGAACCTACAAGCGTAAGGCTGGGATTGCCATCGCCAATGGGAGTGGCTGGACGTCGGAGTTTGGTGGGGCCGAATGCCTCTACCTGATCGTCTCGACGATGCGTGATGGCGACAAAAGTGCGCTCGAGTTCTTTCGCTCGGAAGAAATTGGGGACGTCGATGGAGATGGAATGCCTGAGTTCCTGGATGGTTGGGGGCGTCCGATCCTGTTCATCCGCTGGGCACCAGGCTACGTCAACAACCCCGACAATGGCCGCTTCGCACCAACGCTGCAAGTCAACAACGGTGTACTATCACCCGATCCGTTCGATCCTCTGCGGGTCGATCCGCGCTGGGGCCTTAACACCAATCCGTTCTACAAGCCCTATGCACTGCGGCCACTCATCATGTCCGGTGGGCCTGACAAAGAGTATTCGATCTTTGTGAATACCCGCGCGGCGATGGATCTCCCCACGGCGAGTGATCTTCCGAACGATCCCTACGTCGGTTTGGGTACAGCTAGTGGAATGTCGGGCGATCCTGATCCGACCAACGGCTATGGCGACGACCTGACCAATCACTACCAGGGAGGGCTCTAA
- the tadA gene encoding tRNA adenosine(34) deaminase TadA, with translation MLLTHDYYMQLALNEASAAFDEDEVPVGAVIVHSGRVIAAAHNQREALHDPTAHAEMIAITQAAESMGDWRLEGCTLYVTLEPCIMCSGAILQARVPTVVYGATDPKAGAVGSLFHLLTDERLNHRCQVVPGILAKPSGEILTRFFQQQRRLGKK, from the coding sequence ATGCTCCTGACGCACGACTACTATATGCAGCTCGCTTTGAACGAAGCGTCGGCTGCGTTCGATGAAGATGAAGTTCCGGTGGGAGCTGTGATTGTGCATTCAGGGCGTGTCATCGCTGCTGCTCACAATCAGCGCGAGGCGCTGCACGATCCCACCGCCCATGCCGAGATGATTGCGATTACGCAAGCGGCCGAATCGATGGGGGATTGGCGGCTCGAAGGCTGCACCCTCTACGTCACCCTCGAACCTTGCATCATGTGCTCGGGTGCGATCTTGCAAGCCCGTGTGCCAACCGTGGTCTACGGGGCCACCGATCCCAAAGCAGGAGCGGTCGGCTCGCTGTTTCATCTGCTGACCGACGAGCGGCTGAATCACCGCTGTCAGGTCGTTCCCGGCATTCTCGCCAAACCATCGGGCGAGATTCTCACCCGCTTCTTTCAGCAGCAGCGCCGGCTCGGCAAAAAATAA
- a CDS encoding prepilin-type N-terminal cleavage/methylation domain-containing protein — MTSWFFRIVTSLPIASQQRRSKRSAGYTLIELLVVIIILLLLLALLLPIASFAVKDTRTRSAASRLQNAFHIARQMAIRDRRPCGVYLQVDQQLGGAGVFQVTKGYFAQEAPPYSGSTLGVRAYNGPGADMTISTNDDVLMFSDSSENNYLSALINHQPETILVRFDYKGEWFVYSFDVMSSQFIGGYPERATSNARPPTVAGTTGYPFQIRRLPKRTAAAFELPDGTAIDLAYSGFGRTGTEFSSGSYLFPADDTTSSAIVVMFNSDGAIESIYRGAEPGRPRSESINFLLGDIERLGVAGTESNLARSENLWFQLRGPLGIPVIYENNPDAALTLQACRSLSDTAQ; from the coding sequence ATGACCTCTTGGTTCTTCCGTATCGTGACATCTTTGCCAATCGCATCGCAGCAGCGCCGATCGAAGCGATCGGCTGGCTATACGCTCATCGAGCTGCTGGTGGTGATCATCATCCTGCTGCTGCTACTCGCGCTGCTGTTGCCGATTGCCTCGTTCGCGGTTAAAGACACCCGCACTCGTTCGGCCGCTTCCCGTTTGCAGAATGCGTTTCACATCGCTCGGCAAATGGCGATTCGCGATCGGCGTCCCTGTGGCGTCTACTTGCAAGTCGATCAGCAACTCGGTGGCGCGGGAGTGTTTCAAGTCACCAAGGGCTACTTTGCTCAAGAGGCACCTCCCTACAGCGGATCGACTCTCGGCGTGCGAGCGTACAACGGTCCCGGTGCCGACATGACAATATCTACAAACGATGACGTGCTCATGTTCTCTGACTCTTCCGAGAACAATTATTTGTCGGCTTTAATCAACCATCAGCCAGAGACGATTCTGGTCCGCTTTGATTACAAGGGAGAGTGGTTCGTCTATAGCTTCGATGTTATGAGCAGTCAGTTCATAGGGGGTTATCCCGAACGGGCGACCAGCAATGCTCGTCCACCGACCGTGGCTGGAACTACGGGCTATCCGTTTCAGATTCGACGATTGCCCAAACGAACGGCTGCGGCCTTTGAGCTTCCCGATGGAACGGCCATCGACCTGGCATACAGTGGGTTTGGTCGCACCGGAACCGAGTTCAGCAGCGGCAGCTATCTCTTTCCGGCGGACGACACCACCTCGAGCGCGATTGTCGTGATGTTTAACTCCGACGGCGCAATCGAAAGCATCTATCGCGGTGCAGAGCCGGGGCGACCTCGCAGCGAGAGCATCAACTTCCTGCTCGGCGACATCGAGCGGTTGGGGGTGGCGGGTACCGAGTCGAATTTGGCACGCTCCGAAAATCTGTGGTTTCAGCTGCGCGGTCCCTTGGGGATCCCGGTGATTTACGAAAACAACCCCGACGCTGCCCTCACGCTGCAAGCATGCCGCAGCCTGTCGGACACGGCACAGTAG
- a CDS encoding NAD-dependent epimerase/dehydratase family protein — MAVLITGGAGFIGSHLVELLLAKTSHRLVVVDNFDPYYSPIVKRNIAAHLAALSPRITIANADCLDAVALKKLLEEHAVRSIVHLAASPGVPASLRDPRQCLRNNIEATLVLLELARQHRVEQFLFASSSTVYGSGAAAPFAEDAPMGNPVSPYGVSKRAAEQLGFNYHHLYQIPFVSLRFFNAYGIRIRPELALAAFTRAILRGEPLKLFGDGSALRDFTHVTDIAQGLLQTLEHPHFATAVAGEAFNLGSCAPITVRQLIDMIEAAAGRRALIEQLPSRTEDMLRTHASLEKSARVLGYQPTRQIEIEVPRYVAWALQEESAGRPW, encoded by the coding sequence ATGGCTGTTTTGATCACTGGTGGGGCAGGCTTCATCGGAAGCCACCTGGTCGAGCTACTGCTGGCAAAAACTTCGCACCGGCTCGTTGTGGTCGACAATTTCGATCCGTACTACAGCCCTATCGTCAAACGCAATATCGCCGCGCACCTCGCCGCTCTTTCCCCTCGTATCACGATCGCCAATGCCGACTGCCTCGACGCTGTCGCGCTCAAAAAACTGCTCGAAGAGCATGCGGTACGCAGCATCGTCCACTTGGCCGCTTCGCCAGGTGTCCCGGCAAGTTTGCGCGATCCTCGTCAATGCCTGCGGAACAACATCGAGGCGACCCTGGTGCTGCTGGAACTTGCGCGGCAACATCGCGTCGAGCAGTTCCTGTTTGCGTCGTCCTCCACGGTATATGGCAGTGGAGCTGCAGCACCATTTGCCGAAGATGCGCCGATGGGCAATCCGGTCAGCCCTTACGGTGTGAGTAAGCGGGCCGCCGAGCAGCTCGGTTTTAACTACCATCATCTGTATCAGATTCCGTTCGTTTCGCTCCGATTTTTTAACGCCTATGGCATTCGCATTCGCCCCGAACTAGCGCTCGCGGCTTTCACACGCGCGATCCTGCGGGGCGAGCCGCTGAAGCTGTTTGGCGATGGCTCGGCGCTCCGCGATTTCACCCACGTCACCGATATCGCCCAAGGTTTGCTGCAAACGCTCGAGCACCCTCACTTCGCCACCGCTGTCGCCGGAGAAGCGTTCAATCTGGGAAGCTGTGCGCCGATCACCGTCCGTCAGCTGATCGACATGATCGAGGCCGCTGCTGGCCGCCGCGCCCTCATCGAGCAGCTCCCCTCGCGCACGGAAGATATGCTCCGAACACACGCCAGCCTCGAAAAATCGGCCCGTGTGCTCGGCTATCAGCCGACCCGTCAGATCGAGATCGAAGTCCCGCGCTACGTCGCTTGGGCCCTGCAAGAAGAGTCGGCTGGTCGTCCTTGGTAG